A window of the Equus przewalskii isolate Varuska chromosome 10, EquPr2, whole genome shotgun sequence genome harbors these coding sequences:
- the HAP1 gene encoding huntingtin-associated protein 1 isoform X6, with the protein MRPKECGQSCAGDRPGPGPGDPAAVTPALPPAAGPAPEPSAEPGPAPAQAPAAEQGVGSGYPSVSGPSDGVRPASEAGSEAGAQRGSAFSAVQGNAQSVPGNSDVPWTRFIFQGPFGPRATGLGTGKAADIWKTPAAYIGRRPGVSGPERAAFIRELEEVLCPDRPPPVKKITPEDVKVMLNLLEERERDLNTAARIGQSLVKQNNVLMEENSKLEAMLGSAREEILHLRHQVSLRDDLLQLYSDSDDEEEEEEDEEEEEEEEEEEEEEEEEEEEEQQHDLPYEAPEPTPLTESESLHHCPQLEALQEQLRLLEEENDQLREEASQLDALEEEEQMLILDCVEQFSEASQQMAELSEVLALRMENHDQQQREVSQLRTQVMKLQQRCQLYGAETEKLQQQLASEKEIQMQLQDELQDLREKYTECGGMLIEAREEVKTLRQQAPVSTGSVTHYTYTVPLEALPSFQETLAEELRMSIRRIISDPVFFMERNYETTTEETSNLGRVGVLWEDGASAELVTILPTRGVGWVWEASQLVPSSPLPWLGQNWYELRYGEVREQEQEFEAEEGLMPAEDFVPAENFVPAEDLVPEEELGATEEVVPAEEEVTEEAELVSEEAEAWEEVEPELDETRRTNVVTSALEASGLGPAHLDMKYVLQQLASWQDAHYRRQLRQKMLQKGSPTLQQWQQRAKTNMGGGIVEQQPRVPTQDFRRLEEDRVNHPPRAWEEEGPSGATQAIGTKASASKGHGRTSPLGFAVSQQPAEAPQTA; encoded by the exons ATGCGCCCGAAAGAGTGCGGGCAGAGCTGCGCCGGGGACCGGCCCGGACCCGGACCCGGGGATCCAGCAGCGGTCACCCCCGCACTGCCGCCCGCAGCCGGTCCCGCTCCAGAGCCCTCCGCCGAGCCTGGACCCGCTCCTGCGCAGGCACCGGCGGCTGAGCAAGGAGTGGGATCTGGATACCCATCCGTCTCGGGACCCTCAGACGGAGTTCGCCCGGCCTCCGAGGCTGGATCAGAGGCAGGAGCCCAGCGCGGATCCGCATTCTCGGCCGTCCAGGGGAATGCCCAGTCCGTGCCCGGCAACTCGGATGTACCGTGGACCCGCTTCATATTTCAAGGACCCTTTGGTCCCCGGGCCACTGGCCTGGGGACTGGAAAGGCTGCGGACATCTGGAAGACGCCAGCTGCCTACATCGGCCGGCGGCCAGGGGTGTCGGGCCCCGAGCGCGCCGCCTTTATTCGGGAGCTGGAGGAAG TGCTGTGTCCTGACCGACCCCCACCAGTCAAGAAGATCACTCCAGAAGATGTCAAAGTGATGTTAAATCTGCTGGAGGAG AGAGAGCGGGACCTGAATACGGCGGCTCGCATCGGCCAGTCCCTTGTGAAGCAGAACAATGTCCTGATGGAGGAGAACAGCAAGCTGGAAGCCATGCTGGGCTCAGCCAGGGAGGAG aTTTTACACCTCAGACACCAGGTGAGCCTGCGGGATGACCTCCTCCAGCTCTACTCAGACTCtgatgatgaggaggaagaggaggaggatgaggaagaggaagaagaggaagaggaggaggaagaagaggaagaggaggaggaggaggaagagcagcagcATGATCTTCCCTATGAAGCCCCCGAGCC gACACCTCTGACGGAGTCGGAGTCGCTGCACCACTGCCCGCAGCTGGAAGCCCTGCAGGAGCAGctgaggctgctggaggaggagaacGACCAGCTGAGAGAGGAG gcctcTCAGCTCGACGCCcttgaggaggaggagcagatgcTTATTCTGGATTGTGTGGAGCAGTTTT CTGAGGCCAGCCAGCAGATGGCTGAGCTGTCGGAGGTGCTGGCGCTCAGGATGGAGAACCATGACCAGCAGCAGAGGGAGGTCAGCCAGCTGCGGACGCAGGTCATGAAGCTGCAGCAGCGCTGCCAGCTG tacGGGGCTGAGACTGAGAAGTTGCAGCAGCAACTGGCTTCGGAGAAAGAAATCCAGATGCAGCTCCAGGATGAG CTGCAGGACCTGCGGGAGAAGTACACGGAGTGTGGGGGCATGCTGATTGAGGCCCGGGAGGAGGTGAAGACCCTCCGCCAGCAAGCCCCGGTGTCCACTGGCTCTGTCACCCACTATACATACACTGTGCCTCTG GAGGCACTTCCTAGTTTCCAGGAGACCCTGGCTGAGGAGCTCAGAATGTCTATAAGGAGAATTATCTCAGACCCTGTGTTTTTTATGGAAAG GAATTATGAAACGACTACAGAGGAGACGTCCAACCTGGG CAGGGTAGGTGTACTCTGGGAAGACGGGGCCTCTGCAGAGTTGGTGACCATTCTCCCCACCAGGGGCGTGGGATGGGTGTGGGAAGCCTCACAGCTGGTAcccagctcccctctcccctggCTGGGACAGAACTG GTACGAGCTGCGCTACGGTGAGGTGCGGGAGCAAGAACAGGAGTTCGAGGCTGAGGAGGGTCTGATGCCGGCAGAGGATTTTGTGCCGGCGGAAAATTTCGTGCCTGCGGAAGACTTGGTGCCTGAGGAAGAGCTGGGGGCCACAGAGGAGGTGGTACCAGCCGAGGAGGAGGTGACGGAAGAGGCAGAGCTTGTGTCAGAGGAGGCGgaggcctgggaggaggtggagccgGAGCTGGATGAGACAAGGCGGACCAATGTGGTGACCTCAGCCCTGGAGGCCAGCGGCTTGGGCCCTGCGCACCTGGACATGAAGTATGTCCTCCAGCAACTGGCCAGCTGGCAGGACGCCCATTACAGGCGGCAGCTGAGGCAGAAGATGCTCCAGAAAG gCTCCCCAACCctgcagcagtggcagcagcggGCCAAAACAAACATGGGGGGCGGGATCGTggagcagcagcccagggtgcCCACCCAGGACTTTCggaggctggaggaggacagGGTCAACCaccctcccagggcctgggaggaagAGGGGCCTTCTGGGGCCACCCAGGCCATTGGGACGAAGGCCTCCGCCAGCAAGGGCCACGGTCGGACCAGTCCCCTGG GCTTTGCTGTTTCCCAGCAgcctgcagaggccccacagaCAGCCTGA
- the HAP1 gene encoding huntingtin-associated protein 1 isoform X9 yields the protein MRPKECGQSCAGDRPGPGPGDPAAVTPALPPAAGPAPEPSAEPGPAPAQAPAAEQGVGSGYPSVSGPSDGVRPASEAGSEAGAQRGSAFSAVQGNAQSVPGNSDVPWTRFIFQGPFGPRATGLGTGKAADIWKTPAAYIGRRPGVSGPERAAFIRELEEVLCPDRPPPVKKITPEDVKVMLNLLEESLVKQNNVLMEENSKLEAMLGSAREEILHLRHQVSLRDDLLQLYSDSDDEEEEEEDEEEEEEEEEEEEEEEEEEEEEQQHDLPYEAPEPTPLTESESLHHCPQLEALQEQLRLLEEENDQLREEASQLDALEEEEQMLILDCVEQFSEASQQMAELSEVLALRMENHDQQQREVSQLRTQVMKLQQRCQLYGAETEKLQQQLASEKEIQMQLQDELQDLREKYTECGGMLIEAREEVKTLRQQAPVSTGSVTHYTYTVPLEALPSFQETLAEELRMSIRRIISDPVFFMERNYETTTEETSNLGYELRYGEVREQEQEFEAEEGLMPAEDFVPAENFVPAEDLVPEEELGATEEVVPAEEEVTEEAELVSEEAEAWEEVEPELDETRRTNVVTSALEASGLGPAHLDMKYVLQQLASWQDAHYRRQLRQKMLQKGSPTLQQWQQRAKTNMGGGIVEQQPRVPTQDFRRLEEDRVNHPPRAWEEEGPSGATQAIGTKASASKGHGRTSPLGFAVSQQPAEAPQTA from the exons ATGCGCCCGAAAGAGTGCGGGCAGAGCTGCGCCGGGGACCGGCCCGGACCCGGACCCGGGGATCCAGCAGCGGTCACCCCCGCACTGCCGCCCGCAGCCGGTCCCGCTCCAGAGCCCTCCGCCGAGCCTGGACCCGCTCCTGCGCAGGCACCGGCGGCTGAGCAAGGAGTGGGATCTGGATACCCATCCGTCTCGGGACCCTCAGACGGAGTTCGCCCGGCCTCCGAGGCTGGATCAGAGGCAGGAGCCCAGCGCGGATCCGCATTCTCGGCCGTCCAGGGGAATGCCCAGTCCGTGCCCGGCAACTCGGATGTACCGTGGACCCGCTTCATATTTCAAGGACCCTTTGGTCCCCGGGCCACTGGCCTGGGGACTGGAAAGGCTGCGGACATCTGGAAGACGCCAGCTGCCTACATCGGCCGGCGGCCAGGGGTGTCGGGCCCCGAGCGCGCCGCCTTTATTCGGGAGCTGGAGGAAG TGCTGTGTCCTGACCGACCCCCACCAGTCAAGAAGATCACTCCAGAAGATGTCAAAGTGATGTTAAATCTGCTGGAGGAG TCCCTTGTGAAGCAGAACAATGTCCTGATGGAGGAGAACAGCAAGCTGGAAGCCATGCTGGGCTCAGCCAGGGAGGAG aTTTTACACCTCAGACACCAGGTGAGCCTGCGGGATGACCTCCTCCAGCTCTACTCAGACTCtgatgatgaggaggaagaggaggaggatgaggaagaggaagaagaggaagaggaggaggaagaagaggaagaggaggaggaggaggaagagcagcagcATGATCTTCCCTATGAAGCCCCCGAGCC gACACCTCTGACGGAGTCGGAGTCGCTGCACCACTGCCCGCAGCTGGAAGCCCTGCAGGAGCAGctgaggctgctggaggaggagaacGACCAGCTGAGAGAGGAG gcctcTCAGCTCGACGCCcttgaggaggaggagcagatgcTTATTCTGGATTGTGTGGAGCAGTTTT CTGAGGCCAGCCAGCAGATGGCTGAGCTGTCGGAGGTGCTGGCGCTCAGGATGGAGAACCATGACCAGCAGCAGAGGGAGGTCAGCCAGCTGCGGACGCAGGTCATGAAGCTGCAGCAGCGCTGCCAGCTG tacGGGGCTGAGACTGAGAAGTTGCAGCAGCAACTGGCTTCGGAGAAAGAAATCCAGATGCAGCTCCAGGATGAG CTGCAGGACCTGCGGGAGAAGTACACGGAGTGTGGGGGCATGCTGATTGAGGCCCGGGAGGAGGTGAAGACCCTCCGCCAGCAAGCCCCGGTGTCCACTGGCTCTGTCACCCACTATACATACACTGTGCCTCTG GAGGCACTTCCTAGTTTCCAGGAGACCCTGGCTGAGGAGCTCAGAATGTCTATAAGGAGAATTATCTCAGACCCTGTGTTTTTTATGGAAAG GAATTATGAAACGACTACAGAGGAGACGTCCAACCTGGG GTACGAGCTGCGCTACGGTGAGGTGCGGGAGCAAGAACAGGAGTTCGAGGCTGAGGAGGGTCTGATGCCGGCAGAGGATTTTGTGCCGGCGGAAAATTTCGTGCCTGCGGAAGACTTGGTGCCTGAGGAAGAGCTGGGGGCCACAGAGGAGGTGGTACCAGCCGAGGAGGAGGTGACGGAAGAGGCAGAGCTTGTGTCAGAGGAGGCGgaggcctgggaggaggtggagccgGAGCTGGATGAGACAAGGCGGACCAATGTGGTGACCTCAGCCCTGGAGGCCAGCGGCTTGGGCCCTGCGCACCTGGACATGAAGTATGTCCTCCAGCAACTGGCCAGCTGGCAGGACGCCCATTACAGGCGGCAGCTGAGGCAGAAGATGCTCCAGAAAG gCTCCCCAACCctgcagcagtggcagcagcggGCCAAAACAAACATGGGGGGCGGGATCGTggagcagcagcccagggtgcCCACCCAGGACTTTCggaggctggaggaggacagGGTCAACCaccctcccagggcctgggaggaagAGGGGCCTTCTGGGGCCACCCAGGCCATTGGGACGAAGGCCTCCGCCAGCAAGGGCCACGGTCGGACCAGTCCCCTGG GCTTTGCTGTTTCCCAGCAgcctgcagaggccccacagaCAGCCTGA
- the HAP1 gene encoding huntingtin-associated protein 1 isoform X13, translating into MRPKECGQSCAGDRPGPGPGDPAAVTPALPPAAGPAPEPSAEPGPAPAQAPAAEQGVGSGYPSVSGPSDGVRPASEAGSEAGAQRGSAFSAVQGNAQSVPGNSDVPWTRFIFQGPFGPRATGLGTGKAADIWKTPAAYIGRRPGVSGPERAAFIRELEEVLCPDRPPPVKKITPEDVKVMLNLLEERERDLNTAARIGQSLVKQNNVLMEENSKLEAMLGSAREEILHLRHQVSLRDDLLQLYSDSDDEEEEEEDEEEEEEEEEEEEEEEEEEEEEQQHDLPYEAPEPTPLTESESLHHCPQLEALQEQLRLLEEENDQLREEASQLDALEEEEQMLILDCVEQFSEASQQMAELSEVLALRMENHDQQQREVSQLRTQVMKLQQRCQLYGAETEKLQQQLASEKEIQMQLQDELQDLREKYTECGGMLIEAREEVKTLRQQAPVSTGSVTHYTYTVPLEALPSFQETLAEELRMSIRRIISDPVFFMERNYETTTEETSNLGYELRYGEVREQEQEFEAEEGLMPAEDFVPAENFVPAEDLVPEEELGATEEVVPAEEEVTEEAELVSEEAEAWEEVEPELDETRRTNVVTSALEASGLGPAHLDMKYVLQQLASWQDAHYRRQLRQKMLQKGFAVSQQPAEAPQTA; encoded by the exons ATGCGCCCGAAAGAGTGCGGGCAGAGCTGCGCCGGGGACCGGCCCGGACCCGGACCCGGGGATCCAGCAGCGGTCACCCCCGCACTGCCGCCCGCAGCCGGTCCCGCTCCAGAGCCCTCCGCCGAGCCTGGACCCGCTCCTGCGCAGGCACCGGCGGCTGAGCAAGGAGTGGGATCTGGATACCCATCCGTCTCGGGACCCTCAGACGGAGTTCGCCCGGCCTCCGAGGCTGGATCAGAGGCAGGAGCCCAGCGCGGATCCGCATTCTCGGCCGTCCAGGGGAATGCCCAGTCCGTGCCCGGCAACTCGGATGTACCGTGGACCCGCTTCATATTTCAAGGACCCTTTGGTCCCCGGGCCACTGGCCTGGGGACTGGAAAGGCTGCGGACATCTGGAAGACGCCAGCTGCCTACATCGGCCGGCGGCCAGGGGTGTCGGGCCCCGAGCGCGCCGCCTTTATTCGGGAGCTGGAGGAAG TGCTGTGTCCTGACCGACCCCCACCAGTCAAGAAGATCACTCCAGAAGATGTCAAAGTGATGTTAAATCTGCTGGAGGAG AGAGAGCGGGACCTGAATACGGCGGCTCGCATCGGCCAGTCCCTTGTGAAGCAGAACAATGTCCTGATGGAGGAGAACAGCAAGCTGGAAGCCATGCTGGGCTCAGCCAGGGAGGAG aTTTTACACCTCAGACACCAGGTGAGCCTGCGGGATGACCTCCTCCAGCTCTACTCAGACTCtgatgatgaggaggaagaggaggaggatgaggaagaggaagaagaggaagaggaggaggaagaagaggaagaggaggaggaggaggaagagcagcagcATGATCTTCCCTATGAAGCCCCCGAGCC gACACCTCTGACGGAGTCGGAGTCGCTGCACCACTGCCCGCAGCTGGAAGCCCTGCAGGAGCAGctgaggctgctggaggaggagaacGACCAGCTGAGAGAGGAG gcctcTCAGCTCGACGCCcttgaggaggaggagcagatgcTTATTCTGGATTGTGTGGAGCAGTTTT CTGAGGCCAGCCAGCAGATGGCTGAGCTGTCGGAGGTGCTGGCGCTCAGGATGGAGAACCATGACCAGCAGCAGAGGGAGGTCAGCCAGCTGCGGACGCAGGTCATGAAGCTGCAGCAGCGCTGCCAGCTG tacGGGGCTGAGACTGAGAAGTTGCAGCAGCAACTGGCTTCGGAGAAAGAAATCCAGATGCAGCTCCAGGATGAG CTGCAGGACCTGCGGGAGAAGTACACGGAGTGTGGGGGCATGCTGATTGAGGCCCGGGAGGAGGTGAAGACCCTCCGCCAGCAAGCCCCGGTGTCCACTGGCTCTGTCACCCACTATACATACACTGTGCCTCTG GAGGCACTTCCTAGTTTCCAGGAGACCCTGGCTGAGGAGCTCAGAATGTCTATAAGGAGAATTATCTCAGACCCTGTGTTTTTTATGGAAAG GAATTATGAAACGACTACAGAGGAGACGTCCAACCTGGG GTACGAGCTGCGCTACGGTGAGGTGCGGGAGCAAGAACAGGAGTTCGAGGCTGAGGAGGGTCTGATGCCGGCAGAGGATTTTGTGCCGGCGGAAAATTTCGTGCCTGCGGAAGACTTGGTGCCTGAGGAAGAGCTGGGGGCCACAGAGGAGGTGGTACCAGCCGAGGAGGAGGTGACGGAAGAGGCAGAGCTTGTGTCAGAGGAGGCGgaggcctgggaggaggtggagccgGAGCTGGATGAGACAAGGCGGACCAATGTGGTGACCTCAGCCCTGGAGGCCAGCGGCTTGGGCCCTGCGCACCTGGACATGAAGTATGTCCTCCAGCAACTGGCCAGCTGGCAGGACGCCCATTACAGGCGGCAGCTGAGGCAGAAGATGCTCCAGAAAG GCTTTGCTGTTTCCCAGCAgcctgcagaggccccacagaCAGCCTGA
- the HAP1 gene encoding huntingtin-associated protein 1 isoform X5, translating into MRPKECGQSCAGDRPGPGPGDPAAVTPALPPAAGPAPEPSAEPGPAPAQAPAAEQGVGSGYPSVSGPSDGVRPASEAGSEAGAQRGSAFSAVQGNAQSVPGNSDVPWTRFIFQGPFGPRATGLGTGKAADIWKTPAAYIGRRPGVSGPERAAFIRELEEVLCPDRPPPVKKITPEDVKVMLNLLEERERDLNTAARIGQSLVKQNNVLMEENSKLEAMLGSAREEILHLRHQVSLRDDLLQLYSDSDDEEEEEEDEEEEEEEEEEEEEEEEEEEEEQQHDLPYEAPEPTPLTESESLHHCPQLEALQEQLRLLEEENDQLREEASQLDALEEEEQMLILDCVEQFSEASQQMAELSEVLALRMENHDQQQREVSQLRTQVMKLQQRCQLYGAETEKLQQQLASEKEIQMQLQDELQDLREKYTECGGMLIEAREEVKTLRQQAPVSTGSVTHYTYTVPLEALPSFQETLAEELRMSIRRIISDPVFFMERNYETTTEETSNLGRVGVLWEDGASAELVTILPTRGVGWVWEASQLVPSSPLPWLGQNWYELRYGEVREQEQEFEAEEGLMPAEDFVPAENFVPAEDLVPEEELGATEEVVPAEEEVTEEAELVSEEAEAWEEVEPELDETRRTNVVTSALEASGLGPAHLDMKYVLQQLASWQDAHYRRQLRQKMLQKGSPTLQQWQQRAKTNMGGGIVEQQPRVPTQDFRRLEEDRVNHPPRAWEEEGPSGATQAIGTKASASKGHGRTSPLGESEGGLLQGGGGGSGSPLPSLKP; encoded by the exons ATGCGCCCGAAAGAGTGCGGGCAGAGCTGCGCCGGGGACCGGCCCGGACCCGGACCCGGGGATCCAGCAGCGGTCACCCCCGCACTGCCGCCCGCAGCCGGTCCCGCTCCAGAGCCCTCCGCCGAGCCTGGACCCGCTCCTGCGCAGGCACCGGCGGCTGAGCAAGGAGTGGGATCTGGATACCCATCCGTCTCGGGACCCTCAGACGGAGTTCGCCCGGCCTCCGAGGCTGGATCAGAGGCAGGAGCCCAGCGCGGATCCGCATTCTCGGCCGTCCAGGGGAATGCCCAGTCCGTGCCCGGCAACTCGGATGTACCGTGGACCCGCTTCATATTTCAAGGACCCTTTGGTCCCCGGGCCACTGGCCTGGGGACTGGAAAGGCTGCGGACATCTGGAAGACGCCAGCTGCCTACATCGGCCGGCGGCCAGGGGTGTCGGGCCCCGAGCGCGCCGCCTTTATTCGGGAGCTGGAGGAAG TGCTGTGTCCTGACCGACCCCCACCAGTCAAGAAGATCACTCCAGAAGATGTCAAAGTGATGTTAAATCTGCTGGAGGAG AGAGAGCGGGACCTGAATACGGCGGCTCGCATCGGCCAGTCCCTTGTGAAGCAGAACAATGTCCTGATGGAGGAGAACAGCAAGCTGGAAGCCATGCTGGGCTCAGCCAGGGAGGAG aTTTTACACCTCAGACACCAGGTGAGCCTGCGGGATGACCTCCTCCAGCTCTACTCAGACTCtgatgatgaggaggaagaggaggaggatgaggaagaggaagaagaggaagaggaggaggaagaagaggaagaggaggaggaggaggaagagcagcagcATGATCTTCCCTATGAAGCCCCCGAGCC gACACCTCTGACGGAGTCGGAGTCGCTGCACCACTGCCCGCAGCTGGAAGCCCTGCAGGAGCAGctgaggctgctggaggaggagaacGACCAGCTGAGAGAGGAG gcctcTCAGCTCGACGCCcttgaggaggaggagcagatgcTTATTCTGGATTGTGTGGAGCAGTTTT CTGAGGCCAGCCAGCAGATGGCTGAGCTGTCGGAGGTGCTGGCGCTCAGGATGGAGAACCATGACCAGCAGCAGAGGGAGGTCAGCCAGCTGCGGACGCAGGTCATGAAGCTGCAGCAGCGCTGCCAGCTG tacGGGGCTGAGACTGAGAAGTTGCAGCAGCAACTGGCTTCGGAGAAAGAAATCCAGATGCAGCTCCAGGATGAG CTGCAGGACCTGCGGGAGAAGTACACGGAGTGTGGGGGCATGCTGATTGAGGCCCGGGAGGAGGTGAAGACCCTCCGCCAGCAAGCCCCGGTGTCCACTGGCTCTGTCACCCACTATACATACACTGTGCCTCTG GAGGCACTTCCTAGTTTCCAGGAGACCCTGGCTGAGGAGCTCAGAATGTCTATAAGGAGAATTATCTCAGACCCTGTGTTTTTTATGGAAAG GAATTATGAAACGACTACAGAGGAGACGTCCAACCTGGG CAGGGTAGGTGTACTCTGGGAAGACGGGGCCTCTGCAGAGTTGGTGACCATTCTCCCCACCAGGGGCGTGGGATGGGTGTGGGAAGCCTCACAGCTGGTAcccagctcccctctcccctggCTGGGACAGAACTG GTACGAGCTGCGCTACGGTGAGGTGCGGGAGCAAGAACAGGAGTTCGAGGCTGAGGAGGGTCTGATGCCGGCAGAGGATTTTGTGCCGGCGGAAAATTTCGTGCCTGCGGAAGACTTGGTGCCTGAGGAAGAGCTGGGGGCCACAGAGGAGGTGGTACCAGCCGAGGAGGAGGTGACGGAAGAGGCAGAGCTTGTGTCAGAGGAGGCGgaggcctgggaggaggtggagccgGAGCTGGATGAGACAAGGCGGACCAATGTGGTGACCTCAGCCCTGGAGGCCAGCGGCTTGGGCCCTGCGCACCTGGACATGAAGTATGTCCTCCAGCAACTGGCCAGCTGGCAGGACGCCCATTACAGGCGGCAGCTGAGGCAGAAGATGCTCCAGAAAG gCTCCCCAACCctgcagcagtggcagcagcggGCCAAAACAAACATGGGGGGCGGGATCGTggagcagcagcccagggtgcCCACCCAGGACTTTCggaggctggaggaggacagGGTCAACCaccctcccagggcctgggaggaagAGGGGCCTTCTGGGGCCACCCAGGCCATTGGGACGAAGGCCTCCGCCAGCAAGGGCCACGGTCGGACCAGTCCCCTGGGTGAGTCTGAAGGTGGGCTCCtacagggtgggggtggtgggtcAGGGTCTCCTCTCCCCAGCTTGAAACCCTGA
- the HAP1 gene encoding huntingtin-associated protein 1 isoform X12: MRPKECGQSCAGDRPGPGPGDPAAVTPALPPAAGPAPEPSAEPGPAPAQAPAAEQGVGSGYPSVSGPSDGVRPASEAGSEAGAQRGSAFSAVQGNAQSVPGNSDVPWTRFIFQGPFGPRATGLGTGKAADIWKTPAAYIGRRPGVSGPERAAFIRELEEVLCPDRPPPVKKITPEDVKVMLNLLEESLVKQNNVLMEENSKLEAMLGSAREEILHLRHQVSLRDDLLQLYSDSDDEEEEEEDEEEEEEEEEEEEEEEEEEEEEQQHDLPYEAPEPTPLTESESLHHCPQLEALQEQLRLLEEENDQLREEASQLDALEEEEQMLILDCVEQFSEASQQMAELSEVLALRMENHDQQQREVSQLRTQVMKLQQRCQLYGAETEKLQQQLASEKEIQMQLQDEEALPSFQETLAEELRMSIRRIISDPVFFMERNYETTTEETSNLGYELRYGEVREQEQEFEAEEGLMPAEDFVPAENFVPAEDLVPEEELGATEEVVPAEEEVTEEAELVSEEAEAWEEVEPELDETRRTNVVTSALEASGLGPAHLDMKYVLQQLASWQDAHYRRQLRQKMLQKGSPTLQQWQQRAKTNMGGGIVEQQPRVPTQDFRRLEEDRVNHPPRAWEEEGPSGATQAIGTKASASKGHGRTSPLGFAVSQQPAEAPQTA; this comes from the exons ATGCGCCCGAAAGAGTGCGGGCAGAGCTGCGCCGGGGACCGGCCCGGACCCGGACCCGGGGATCCAGCAGCGGTCACCCCCGCACTGCCGCCCGCAGCCGGTCCCGCTCCAGAGCCCTCCGCCGAGCCTGGACCCGCTCCTGCGCAGGCACCGGCGGCTGAGCAAGGAGTGGGATCTGGATACCCATCCGTCTCGGGACCCTCAGACGGAGTTCGCCCGGCCTCCGAGGCTGGATCAGAGGCAGGAGCCCAGCGCGGATCCGCATTCTCGGCCGTCCAGGGGAATGCCCAGTCCGTGCCCGGCAACTCGGATGTACCGTGGACCCGCTTCATATTTCAAGGACCCTTTGGTCCCCGGGCCACTGGCCTGGGGACTGGAAAGGCTGCGGACATCTGGAAGACGCCAGCTGCCTACATCGGCCGGCGGCCAGGGGTGTCGGGCCCCGAGCGCGCCGCCTTTATTCGGGAGCTGGAGGAAG TGCTGTGTCCTGACCGACCCCCACCAGTCAAGAAGATCACTCCAGAAGATGTCAAAGTGATGTTAAATCTGCTGGAGGAG TCCCTTGTGAAGCAGAACAATGTCCTGATGGAGGAGAACAGCAAGCTGGAAGCCATGCTGGGCTCAGCCAGGGAGGAG aTTTTACACCTCAGACACCAGGTGAGCCTGCGGGATGACCTCCTCCAGCTCTACTCAGACTCtgatgatgaggaggaagaggaggaggatgaggaagaggaagaagaggaagaggaggaggaagaagaggaagaggaggaggaggaggaagagcagcagcATGATCTTCCCTATGAAGCCCCCGAGCC gACACCTCTGACGGAGTCGGAGTCGCTGCACCACTGCCCGCAGCTGGAAGCCCTGCAGGAGCAGctgaggctgctggaggaggagaacGACCAGCTGAGAGAGGAG gcctcTCAGCTCGACGCCcttgaggaggaggagcagatgcTTATTCTGGATTGTGTGGAGCAGTTTT CTGAGGCCAGCCAGCAGATGGCTGAGCTGTCGGAGGTGCTGGCGCTCAGGATGGAGAACCATGACCAGCAGCAGAGGGAGGTCAGCCAGCTGCGGACGCAGGTCATGAAGCTGCAGCAGCGCTGCCAGCTG tacGGGGCTGAGACTGAGAAGTTGCAGCAGCAACTGGCTTCGGAGAAAGAAATCCAGATGCAGCTCCAGGATGAG GAGGCACTTCCTAGTTTCCAGGAGACCCTGGCTGAGGAGCTCAGAATGTCTATAAGGAGAATTATCTCAGACCCTGTGTTTTTTATGGAAAG GAATTATGAAACGACTACAGAGGAGACGTCCAACCTGGG GTACGAGCTGCGCTACGGTGAGGTGCGGGAGCAAGAACAGGAGTTCGAGGCTGAGGAGGGTCTGATGCCGGCAGAGGATTTTGTGCCGGCGGAAAATTTCGTGCCTGCGGAAGACTTGGTGCCTGAGGAAGAGCTGGGGGCCACAGAGGAGGTGGTACCAGCCGAGGAGGAGGTGACGGAAGAGGCAGAGCTTGTGTCAGAGGAGGCGgaggcctgggaggaggtggagccgGAGCTGGATGAGACAAGGCGGACCAATGTGGTGACCTCAGCCCTGGAGGCCAGCGGCTTGGGCCCTGCGCACCTGGACATGAAGTATGTCCTCCAGCAACTGGCCAGCTGGCAGGACGCCCATTACAGGCGGCAGCTGAGGCAGAAGATGCTCCAGAAAG gCTCCCCAACCctgcagcagtggcagcagcggGCCAAAACAAACATGGGGGGCGGGATCGTggagcagcagcccagggtgcCCACCCAGGACTTTCggaggctggaggaggacagGGTCAACCaccctcccagggcctgggaggaagAGGGGCCTTCTGGGGCCACCCAGGCCATTGGGACGAAGGCCTCCGCCAGCAAGGGCCACGGTCGGACCAGTCCCCTGG GCTTTGCTGTTTCCCAGCAgcctgcagaggccccacagaCAGCCTGA